The Bubalus bubalis isolate 160015118507 breed Murrah chromosome 2, NDDB_SH_1, whole genome shotgun sequence genome includes the window gtttattctgGGTATTTTATCACCAGAGTGTTTACAAGAGTTTTCTAGGTTCCTAGATAGGATCAAGAATTGTAAGCAGTCTCTTGTTTCTATCTGATCACCTGACCACAAGGTCGGATACACCAATAAGCCAACAATAAAACTCATAAAACCCATCACTTGTGAAAATAGATTTTATCAGGTGCCTTGCTTTTGTTAAACATTGTAGCATCATTCAAGTTCTGAATGTTCTTTAGCCCATCACCACATAGATATAGTAGAACTATGTGAGTCTTGAAAACAGTAGAAATTTTTAAGTAGTAACATTTTCTTATTACAAAAGTGTTAAATGTAGCAACTTcagaaatgagattaaaaaaaaagaaaatcacactgCATTTCTGCCTTCCCAAGATAGAGCCACCGGTTGACATGCTTCATGAGCGACAGGCCCAGGTCCTTCTTGTTCACCACGGTACCCCTGGTGAAGAtctcagtgcctggcatgtggcagtggTAACAATatcactaaataaaataaattctgttaaataaaataaatgttggcaTTTTGGTGTATGCCCTCTTAGAattcttttatatgtaaatatgtttgAAAACTGAGATCATAATGTGCACATTTGAATCCTGGAACATAATTGAATTCTGAACACTAATCTTGGATTGAGAATACATTCTCTTTTTCCAATAAGATCTTGCAAATTCATAAAGTATGAGAATTAGAATGGAACTCAGTGTATTTAGTCCAAAGCTTTCATATTAGATACAAAGGAAAACTTACAGTGGTGAAGAGGCAAAAATGGGTGTTGCAAAATCCATGCCTCTGGATTTTAGCCAGACTTTTTTCTGCCATATAATATGACTCCTACACAGtatcttaggcttccctgatggttcagatggtaaagcgtctgcctacaatgcgggagacctgggtttgatccctgggtcgggaagatcctctggagaaggaaatggcaccccactccagtactcttgcctggaaaatcccatggacggaggagcctggtaagcaatagttcatggggttacaaagagtcggacacgactgagctacttcactttcacacaatatCTTAATCCAAGctttttgaaattgaaaattCATGCTTCTTCAAGAATTTTGGTCACCTATTTTTCGGTATTCCTTTGAATACTTGTCACGctgatataaatttaaaagtgtTTGGCTAGGGCTTCCCCAGCGGTctggtagttaagaatccaccttgcaatgtaagggagactggttggatccctggtccgggaagatcgaccagttggatccctggtccaggaagatccaccagttggatccctggtctgggaagatccaccagttggatccctggtctgggaagatccaccagttggatccctggtccgggaagatccaccagttggatccctggtttgggaagatccaccagttggatccctggtctgggaagatcctacatgccatggagttgtgtgccacaactactgagcccatgtacagcaactactgaagcctggtgCCTAGAGTTGGTCTCTCCAGCAAGAGAAGCCGTCACAATGaggagcctgcacaccgcaactacagAGGAGCTCCTGCTGcctcagctagagaaagcctgcatgcagcaataaAGATCCAGtccagccaataaataaataaatctttaaaaaaagtgtaTGGCTAAATCTTCTGTGAAGAAATTTGGTGCTAATCACCAATCTAggtaatttcaaatatttatttttttctgatattcaaTAAGCTAtagttgttttaatatttaaaattaaatttttttgttctactcaagatacatacatatttattattatagctTGATGCATGTTTTAAAAACTTCAATGGCTTTTCCATTACTGAAAAAGCAAGGAATCTCCTAAGTTACTATCCTTATGAGCAAGCACCTGCTTTCCCCAAACACTAGTGAGTAATTAGAAAGATCTATTTTTCTCCCAAATATTTCCACTCTTCGTGTACACTGTTTCTTGTACTATTTGTCTTATTTGACATAACATGATTTCAATTAGGTTTTTAATGATACATGTTTCAAGATTTTGAAGGTGAGTGGTTTACAAGTAACTCCCAGCATTTTCTGTCAAAACACTAATGCCTCAGGCTATTTAAGTGGTaacctcaaaaaagaaaactgaaattaaaatcatTAGCAGCGTGTATTTTGAATGTCATTGTGcaacattattaaataaaatcagaacaaaCCAAGTAATAAGCGCAGTTACACACTTATCCCAACTTGCCTCTCTCATCCTATTTAGAAATGATTTGCCAAACCAGAAATTTACAACTAGTGTTTCATGAAAGTGAACCTGAAGAATCTCTAAGCCATTTTAGCCCCCCTGTCTTTCCGCATTATTCAGATTTGCTAGACTTACTgaacatgaagaaaatgaatgttaGTAGCCAGTTCCTTTTCACCTCATCCTCCCATCCTTTAAAATACAgttgttggtgttttttttttcctctcctttacaATATTAACACAAGATTGCAGTTGTGAGAGTGTCTGTGCCCTTTTcctacaaaatgaagaaaatgacaaagtTATAAAACAAATCCTGACTGTGgtaagtgaaaagagaaaaggaagaagaggagagggaggagggttggggagaaagaataaatgataCCCTATGATTTAAAGTGAACTTTCATCTTCTGTGCTgggcttagtccctcagtcatgtctgactctttgcaaccctatgacctgtagcccgccaggctcctctgtgcatgggattctccaagcaagaacactagggtgggttgctgtaccttcctccaggggatcttcccaactccggGATCGAGCCCAGGCCTCCCatactgcaggaggattctttaccgtctgagccaccagggaagccctttcattttctgctgctactgctaagtcacttcagtcgtgttcgactctgtacgaccccatagacggcagcccaccaggctcccccgtccctgggattctccaggcaagaacactggagtgggctgccatttccatctccaatgcatgaaagtgaaaagtgaaagtgaagtcgctcagtcgtgtccgactctgtgtgaccccatggactacagcccaccaggctcctctgtccattttccaggcaagagtacagcattgcttaaattatttttcaaccttaaaattctttctttatttactaACTGAGAAGTTGAGGTAAAACCGGAGCTGGAGTAAGCGATTTCTACTTATCCTCTCTCGGTCCTCTCCTTCCTGGGCTGTCATCATTCACTCTTCTCCAGCCGAAAACTATTCGCAGTGGTGCTTCTGGCTTAGCATCCCCTCTAATTGCTGTCCATCTGTTTCCATTAAGCATCTAAGCCATTTGTCTCATTTCAATATCTTGCTCCTTTTTCTAAACACTTCAGATAAAATTGTGACCTCaaatatttacataacattttccTAGATTTCTGCATCCGAGGACAGTGTTATTTTGCTATTATTAAAAGAATGTTAATTCAACAGCTTTCACACTGTGAGTGCTAAATATGCAATTACTGTTACTTTGATAGTATGGtagtaaaaaaaaagttgaatcaaATATTAATGTTCTTCCTTTTATAAGAAATTCTGTAATTTAAGGACAATAGTTCCTTCTCTGATCCAACATCAAGATAATTATTTTGACAAATTCTTTTGAGATTTTTAGATCATAGAAATATGATTAAATAAAACCAGTCATCAGTTGGAGTTATCATAAGAGCTCCAGAGTATTCCTCCTGTGATCTAAAACAATGTTTTTACAACATCCCTGGTCTCCAGATTCTGTCttgttaaatatgaaataaaagtttcAATAAAAGTTTTTCCTCTTGTTAACTTTAAAATTGTCTGTGGCTTAAGACAGAGCCATTTTGCCACTGTACTTTCGCTATGGTTCAAGTCCATATTTCTTGCCCGTTAGGGCACTGGGTCCCTGTTCTGCACAGTTTTGACTCCTGTAAAATAAACTTTCCTAAACTTTGATGCTATAGCATCAGTCAGCTTAGAGAGATGCTGCAAGAAAATGCCTGTGACACTTATCACTAGTGTAGAGGTGGTGCTGATGATGCCGTTTACTGTATCAGAGAGGCTCTTACTTTATAAGGACGCATGGGAGAGATGTCGCACCTATGTCAGCCCTGGAAATAATCACACCTCCTGAGCATCTGGACCTGACGGATCATTAACCCATCATATTTTCCCCTTAATGCTAAATTTGTAGCCCTTCTCTGGCAAGTACTCCAAGCCATGTGCATTCTACTTAGAGCTTCAACTTATTTTTCAAACACTCATTATTCTATCTCAGTGTCCTTGGctaattattttatgttatttataatgTGTATTTATAATCTGTATTTATAATAGGATTTTGTAATTCTGTTTGGGAGGAAGAGAGGTAGAAGGAAACAGATGAGCCGGTACAGTCACGTCATTATTGCTTGCATATGTAAGGACGACTACGCAGGTATGctgccctagtggctcagacgttaaggaatccgcctgcaatgcaggagacctgggttcaatccccgtgttgggaagatcccctggagaagggcatggcgacccactccagtgttcctgcctggagaattctatggacagaggagcctggcagtttatagcccatggggtcacaaagactgagcgactaacactttcgctttcatgTTTGTATACTTTGAAGTAGATATGTCTtcatggagaagaagaaaaagctgtAGTACAGAAAATGATGGCTATTAAGGAATCACCAAGTTGACTTtcatactttaaattttaatttttaacaataatTGTCTTAAAGATGTAGAATTAGTATGTTTGAAATACAAACATGATATTAGTTACATATCTACATAGATAAAAGGTAAGTTCTCATActtgtataataaaaatatttttgttaattaaaaagtcatagtttatcagatcagatcagatcagtcgctcagtcgtgtccgactctttgcgaccccatgaatcgcagcacgccaggcctccctgtccatcaccaactcccggagttcactcagactcacatccatcaagtcagtgatgccatccacccatctcatcctctgtcttcctcttctcctcctgcccccaatccctcccagcatcagagtcttttccaatgagtcaactctttacatgaggtggccaaaggactggagtttcagctttagcatcattccttccaaagaaatcccagggctgatctccttcagaatggactggttggatctccttgcagtccaagggactctcaagagtcttctccaacaccacagttcaaaagcatcaattcttaggtgctcggccttcttcacagtccaactctcacatccatacatgaccacaggaaaaaccatagccttgactagacgaacctttgttggcaaagtaatgtctctgcttttgaatatgctatctaggttggtcataactttccttccaaggagtaagcgtcttttaatttcatggctgcagtcaccatctacagtgattttggaccccagaaaaataaagtctgacactgtttccactgtttccccatctatttcccatgaagtgatgggaccagatgccatgatcttcgttttctgaatgttgagctttaagccaactttttcactctccactttcactttcatcaagaggcttttgagttcctcttcactttctgccataagggtggtgtcatctgcatatctgaggttattgatatttctcccagaaatcttgattccagcttgtgtttcttccagtccagcatttctcatgatgtactctgcatataagttaaataaacagggtgacaatatacagccttgacgtactccttttcctatttggaaccagtctgttgttccatgtccagttctaactgttgcttcctgacctgcatacaaatttctcaagaagcagatcaggtggtctgatattcccatctctttcagaattttccacagtttattgtgatccacacagtcaaaggctttggcatagtcaataaagcagaaatagatgtttttctggaactctcttgttttttccatgatccagcagatgttggcaatttgatctctggttcctctgccttttttaaaatcagcttgaacatcagaaagttcatggttcacatattgctgaagcttggcttggagaattttaagcattactttactagcatgtgagatgagtgcaattgtgaggtagttggagctttctttggtattgcttttctttgggattggaatgaaaaacgaccttttctagtcctgtggccactgctgagttttccaaatttgctggcatattgagtgcagcactttcacagcatcatctttcaggatttggaatagctcaactggaattctatctcctccactagctttgttcgtagtgatgctttctaaggcccacttgatttcacattccaggatgtctcgctttaggtcagtgatcacaccattgtgattatctgggtcgtgatgatcttttttgtataattcttctgtgtattctcttcttaatatcttctgcttctgttaggtccataccatttctgtcctttattgagcccatctttgcatgaaatgttcctttggtatctctgattttcttgaagagatctctagtctttcctgttctgttgttttcctgtatttctttgcattgatcgctgaagaaggctttcttatctcttcttgctattctttggaactctgtattcagatgtttatatctttccttttctcctttgcttttcgcttctcttcttttcacagctatttgtaaggaatTGGcccaattaaaatattatttgtgtttttgatATTCAAGTTACAGCTAgttcttaaattattattattatcaattgTTCTGACAAATCATTCATTGATGTTTATTTGTAAGCTATTTAGgattgtataattttatatttgtgaagtttaaaaaatttacatgtcATTCATTCTCACATGATTCAATATCATGTTCATACTTTCCAATTAGTACTGCAAGCTATGGACATTTTGAAATTCTTCCAGATATCTTACAGCCCTCCACACTGCTTTGGGGTTTGCAATATTGACAGCTTGATGTATATTACTAGAAATCTGCTCTTAAATctagaacttaaaattttaatgctAGCTCAACTGAAGTTCCCTTTAATGGAAAGGTTagacatagaaataaaatacaacttttaaatttataaaaggaaaactgTAAATGACATCCAATATTTGTGTGCCACATGGCACTATATGCCAAGGGAGCTGGCTACTTTCATAAGTTATAATTAATAAGATTCATCAGTGTCAGCAAATATGCCCAAGTCACTTACAATTTGGAAACCATCACCCTTCAATTAACTGATTCTCCATACAGTAATTTTGATCATGGGACGGTTCTTCTAGTTATATAAATAAgagttttttaaagttaatttcatAGACCTATAAGTGGGCAGCTAAAATATaagaattgaatttttaaaatggtaatgaTGACAGTGCCAGCTTAGCACTATAGGCATAGTGCTTTCtcatattagtattttttttgttcttcctcAGACTATTATTATCTCAaatttacacatgaggaaactgatgaAGAACTCATCTGGGGTTCTTGGAATAACTTGAAATAGAATAATAGAGACATGAACAGAAGCCCTCTATTTCAGCTCTCACACTGTTTCCAGGATTCTGCCCTATACCACAGTTAGATATTAACTATAATATTCAACTTTGCTCAGGAACATCATTAACTGTtgttaaataaagtttaattgaAGCCATAAATATTAATGTGGAATTTTGAGAACCTTTTATAATTATAGTAATTAATATAAAGcttaatgattttaaatttttaaatttgtgtcaAGTCCTCTTTATAGAACACATTTGTCATTCTACTATCCTGGGCAATATGAAAGGGTCCCTGCTGCTGTTTTCCATGGTTTACACCACAGAGAATTCCCTTTCTACAAGCATTTCATCACAGATTAATACCTGAAATTTAGAGCACTTATTTTCCCTGCATCTTATTAATAgctatgaaaaaataaaggggTCATTTTGAGAGAATCAGTGATATCCAAAAGATAAAatactaatttctttttaaacatagcATGTTGAAAACTACCTATGATATTTTTAAACTGCTTGGGTTCCGAATATTGCTCCATTAATTAAGATTTAGGAGGTTCTGGGGGCTCAGAAACTGGCCTTAAAATAACCTTACCATTAGAATAACATAAATCTTcgtgtttattttggcttcatgGGGCTCAAAAGACTGTCACATTTCAGACGCTGAACTGCTTTTATATTCTTTAGTGTAATACAGTATTCTCGGTGCATGCTGCACTCTAGAATCTTCTAGGATAATTGTAATCATCCTAACTCAAAAAAGTCAGAATCACTGGGGATAGGGCTGAAAATTGAACATTCTAAAATTCCTGGCTTAGTTTTTAATCTGCAGTCAGGGGTTAAAAGCCATTAAACCTACTGGGAACTCATATGGGAAAGGAATGACTGTTTCCTTGGTCTCTATATAAGGCATTTCCCTGTGGTTGGTAGCTAATCCTCCTGTGCATTGCCGTTTGCTTTCAACTGCCCTTGACAGAGCATGATTCTTCTGACTGGAAGTCATTTAAGTCTCTATTGTTTTCTAGGAATGCCCCtcaaatgaaatgaaagcaaaagcttttcattttgaaataattatagatgcaTAGGAAGTTGTAAAGGTAGTACGTGGAAGACCCGTGTACCTTTCATTCAATTTCTCCCAATGGCCCATGTTAGATAATCATAGCATAATATCAGAGACAGGAATTAGACATTGACATGATGTGTGCATAGAATTCTGTTACTTTATCTCATGTGTAGACTCGTGTAACCATCAGTGCAATCAAGACACAGAACTATTCCATCACCACAAAGATCTCCCGCTGCCCCCAGTGCCTTTTACAACTACATCgaattccctcccttcctccatcctggCTAACCTCTGGCAACTATTAATCTATTTCTTGTctctaaaattttatcatttccaGAATGTTATAGAAATGGACTGCATGTACCCTtttgagattttttgtttgtttttacttagcataatgtccttgaGATTCAAGTTGTGTGTTATcaacagttcatttctttttactgctcAGCAGTATCACatttggttgtttccattttttgtctCTTACAATGATGCTGCTACAGTAATGTTGCATAGCTCCCAGATAAATGCTCAGGAGTACAATTGCTGGGTTGTTtggtaaatatatgtttaattaagaaaatgccaaactgttttcccaaGTAGCTGTGCCGTGttatattcctaccagcaatgtacaGTATATCAAGTATCAGCATTCTGGCTAGTGTTTGGTGgtgtcaccattttttttttaatcacactgaGACATATATAATGGTATCTCAtcatggctttgatttgcatttcccttttaGCTCGTGACACTGAACTTTTTTCCCAAGCATACTTGCCATTCGTATATCATCTTCAGTGAAACGTCTCCGTAtgttttttgcccattttctaattggactGTTTGTTTTTACTGTTCGGTTTTAAGAGTTCTAGATGAGTGCTTTATCAGATAGTTTCTCATCCCCTGTAGCTTGTCCTTTCATCCTCTTAACAAgatctttcacagagcagaagttttcattttgatgtgGTTGAATTTAccaacttttcacttttatgaattaTACTCTTGGTGTCATATTTATGAACTCTTCACCAAGTTTAGGCCCCCCtggttttctcctatgttattttctaaatatatgatttatttttaaatatatgattttatatattttatttttaaatatatgatttaacttttttttttttttggaagtggtTTCAGGCTTAGGTTGAGGTTTatattttttttgcttaaatatgTCCAGTTGCTTCAGTGCTATTTGTTAAAAAGCCTATCCTCTACCTCCATTGAATTCCTTTTGTACTCTGATAAAAAATCATCTCCTCTCTTGGCCTCTGTTGATACCACCTTGGCTGGGAGGAGGGACAGCTCCTAAGTGCTTCCTACAAGGCTTCCAGCAGCCATGTTGGGGTGGCCTGGTTATTACTGAGCTGTGGTAAAAGTCCTGACTCCACTAGGCCTCCTCTGACGCCATCCTGGAGGGGAGGGTGGCGCCTCCTTGCATCCTGGCCCGGGCTGAGGATGGGGGTTGGAATGAGGGGGTGTGGCGAGGGGAAGCCTAGACTCTccactgggcttttgtttgcgGGGCAGCAGGCTTTTCTGTGGTTATTGTCTCAATGTTGGCTGTCTTGCTAAGCTGTCCCTTTGCTGGGGCTATTGGAAAGGAGGGCAAGCTTTTCTGGGAggttcttttttttgtctttgtcatTAGCATTTTTGGGTTGCTGGCTTCTTCAGTACCCAGCCTGGGACGTATGAggtgagaagaaaatgaagggaaTTCACCACCATGTAGATCCTGGGGCTCTAGTTCCCTGGATTGCCTGCCTTCTTTATCTTTGAAAATCTTCCTATGTCGGTTTAATATATAATGGCTAGGATTTTCAGTTGCACCTAGTGGGAGGAATAGGGAAAAGTATTTCTACTCTCTTCTTTCAGACACTGAAGTCAGCATGAGTTTTGAATGTGACACCTGGCTTATCGTGTACATGAGATTAGTCTCCAAATCGGATACGAATCTAGCAGCAGTTTTTGAAGGCTATGatgagatacagaaaataaactttacttacatatataatagtaatagttaacagttctttggcacttaacCATGTTTGTTATGGTCTTCTTGACAGACCAGAACCTGGGGACAGGAGTTGACGAAAAGAAGGTGAAGAAAAGAAGGACGTGGGGGACCCAGGTCTCTAGTGGAACAAGGGTACTTTATTCACGGCAGCGTGTGCTTATATATTGTTATACAAGGAAGCTTTaggtagaaaaataaagttgagtaAAAAACACCGAAACCAGACGCTTAACAACAGTAACTAGGGGAATAACAATGGTCACAGGGCCAGAAGACAACCCATGTATTGGAAATAGGAACATGACTAAGCAGttgtacagaaaagtaaaaaggtTACTGAAAGGAATCCATGTATGCCTTCAGCctcatgacctcagtcctgggaactgcatgcagctctgctccttcctgttttccaggaactgataaggaatagAAGGcccttgagaaacagaaaacaacttaTAGGATTCCTTAAAATTAAACGTTCCCTGacaattcttccttttttattatttttgtaaaaaaggcCCTGACCAATTGAGTTTGTTTACTTTGAACAATTTTTGTTGAAAGGCATTGgtatataacaaatataattacCAGGACAATTACCAATGTTACAGCACCAGACCCAATACTATGAGTAATACTTTGGAACCATCTTCGAGGGTCTAGCCCAGATAATTGATCAGCTAGCTGTTCAGCTAAAGTTTCCAAATTATTGGAAGAGGGCAGACTTTTAGAGAAGGTTCCAAAGATGTCTTTTTGTAATAATTGTGCATTTAGGAAAGCATTGTCATGTATGTCTtgcaaatgaaatttaatttgcTCCCAGTTGTAGGCACTATAGTTGAACTGAACAGGGGTGATAcaaaattgagtagaattccaatcacattttaatattatttgtttttgtaaatctaTTAATTGATCTCCGACCCATTTGACAGCTGTTTTTAGTTCCTGTATTTCATCCTGAATTTCCTAATCTATCTGAGCCTGAGTGGCCCACATAGTATGAGCAGCTTTGGTCCAATTTTGAATAAAGTTTTGTGTTTGAATTGAGGTTTGTAAAGCTATGCCTGTGACAGCGGCAGTAGTGTAAATGGCTATTAATCTCAAAATGTCAAGAATTAACCATCCAATGAATCGTTGAGATCTCCGGAGTAATTTAGAGAGTAGTTGGGAGGCAAGTCCTGCCATGGGACCCTCTTTCTAGGGATTCATATTTCAAAGTAACAGAAGAATTAAAACAAGTATACAATCTGTAATCTATGTAAGTCACAAAACGTAGAGTCTTATTAAATTGTAAGTTCTCTATAGCTATAACAGAAGGAAGAGGAACATAAGCttgtataaaatatgaatgaCTGTAATGAAACGAATAGTTACTATGAGTTGAAGAGCAAGCCCTGCAGAACCATACCAGCCACAGTCGTGTCCGTCAGGGACCAGCAGGTGAAGCGCTGTTGGCCCTTTTGGCTCTCGGTTGTTGTATTGTTTTCATAGAGTTCCACAAAAGTGTCCTACCCGCCGTTCTCTTGGATCCAAGGCTCTAGGTGGTTATTTAGGTAAGTGGCCATTGAAGTTGTGACCTGACTCACTGATACTTGTATCTCCTTGTCTATGCTTTTCATGCATAGTGTCCCACCGAAGGAGAAAAAGGCCATAATGTGACCCCACTTCACCCCGTCCCGGAAGAGTTCATTTATTACCTGTTCAAAGCTTTGATATGCTGTCCCTGGGGTGATGTGGAGCTGGGACGTCAGGTCGTTGAATGTCTGTTGGCACCTCAGTTTAAACTCATTGCTTGCCTCCCTCAGGGCTTGCTTTACTGTTGTCATGGGGATCATTTTCCGGGCGTCCAAGCTTCTGCTGT containing:
- the LOC102411013 gene encoding bcl-2-like protein 1, translating into MSQSNRELVVDFLSYKLSQKGYSWSPFSGMKENRTETPEGRESDMETPSAISGNPSWHLADSPAVNGATGHSRSLDARKMIPMTTVKQALREASNEFKLRCQQTFNDLTSQLHITPGTAYQSFEQDTFVELYENNTTTESQKGQQRFTCWSLTDTTVAGMVLQGLLFNS